One Spirochaetota bacterium genomic window carries:
- a CDS encoding head-tail adaptor protein: protein MKPDLYNKDVTTRRATIGQDANGQPTETWADYLTFRAHVYAASAYQKFSASKATDFFTHRMLCDNLDIITADTAVIDGDTYRVVAVNRPPFTAQLSLDLERTE, encoded by the coding sequence ACGTGACCACGCGCCGCGCCACGATAGGGCAGGACGCGAACGGTCAGCCGACTGAGACATGGGCCGACTACCTGACGTTCCGGGCCCACGTTTACGCGGCTTCGGCGTATCAGAAGTTTTCGGCGAGCAAGGCCACTGACTTCTTCACTCATCGCATGCTCTGCGATAACCTCGATATCATCACAGCCGACACGGCCGTTATCGATGGCGATACATACCGGGTCGTCGCCGTGAACAGGCCTCCTTTCACGGCGCAATTATCACTCGATTTGGAGCGCACGGAATGA